In Micromonospora purpureochromogenes, a single window of DNA contains:
- a CDS encoding alpha/beta fold hydrolase, protein MTEQRGGPVDESCVLTEGPWTHRFVGANGSRFHVVEAGAGPMVLFLHGFPEYWWAWHQVLPAVADAGFRAVAVDLRGYGASDKPPRGYDGYTLAADVAGLIRALGERSATVVGTGAGGLIAWTAASFHPTLVRRLVVLGAPHPLRLRAAIFADPRGQFAASTPTLKFQLPRYEHLLTRDGGAAVEEMLRRWGGPQWTRGPEFDAYARCCREAIQIPQAAFCALEGYRWAFRSVVRLHGYRFVRLMQKPLVTPTLQLHGALDTASLPRTAQGSGRYVTAEYEWRLLDGVGHFPHVEAPETVLGEILRWSKS, encoded by the coding sequence ATGACCGAGCAGCGTGGCGGACCCGTCGACGAGTCCTGCGTCCTGACCGAGGGGCCGTGGACGCACCGGTTCGTCGGCGCGAACGGCAGCCGCTTCCACGTCGTCGAGGCTGGCGCCGGCCCGATGGTGCTGTTCCTGCACGGCTTTCCCGAGTACTGGTGGGCCTGGCACCAGGTGCTGCCGGCGGTCGCCGACGCCGGCTTCCGGGCAGTCGCCGTCGACCTGCGCGGCTACGGCGCCAGCGACAAGCCACCCCGGGGGTACGACGGCTACACCCTCGCCGCCGACGTCGCCGGACTGATCCGGGCCCTGGGCGAACGCTCCGCGACCGTGGTCGGCACCGGCGCCGGCGGCCTGATCGCCTGGACGGCGGCCTCGTTCCACCCCACCCTGGTTCGCCGGCTGGTGGTGCTCGGCGCACCGCACCCGCTGCGCCTGCGGGCCGCCATCTTCGCCGACCCGCGCGGCCAGTTCGCCGCGTCCACGCCCACCCTGAAGTTCCAGCTGCCCCGCTACGAGCACCTGCTGACCCGGGACGGCGGGGCCGCCGTCGAGGAGATGCTGCGCCGCTGGGGCGGCCCGCAGTGGACCCGGGGGCCGGAGTTCGACGCGTACGCGCGGTGCTGCCGGGAGGCGATCCAGATCCCACAGGCCGCGTTCTGCGCGCTGGAGGGCTACCGCTGGGCATTCCGGTCGGTGGTGCGGCTGCACGGCTACCGGTTCGTCCGGCTGATGCAGAAGCCGCTGGTGACCCCGACCCTGCAACTGCACGGGGCGCTGGACACCGCCTCGTTGCCGCGTACCGCCCAGGGCTCCGGCCGGTATGTCACTGCCGAATACGAGTGGCGGCTGCTCGACGGGGTGGGGCACTTCCCGCACGTCGAGGCCCCGGAGACGGTGCTCGGCGAGATCCTCCGCTGGTCGAAGTCGTGA
- a CDS encoding immune inhibitor A domain-containing protein, giving the protein MGLLGLSLTATGLVAGTTASAAPTPKLPASAPSVAEPAQVDHDLPNPLEEKRRALRQEGLSKVLSGKAKPQRVNGSTVVKVGKTSTNAAGENTARAASASAGQTDQYVELERERSDRIFVILAEFGNERHPSYPDKDIDPDTPGPSRFDGPLHNEIPAPNRAVDNSTVWQPEYSPEHFRQLYFGTKQGDESLKQYYEAQSSGRYTVDGEVTDWVKVKYNEARYGRSNDPKEDDDPTGDPAVCGDTTCPNTWALVRDAANQWVADQKKQGRSDAEIAADVKSFDQWDRYDFDGDANFNEPDGYLDHFQIVHSGGDQADGDPSQGEDAIWSHRWYAYATDQGSTGPADFPAGGTQIGNTGIWIGDYTVQPENGGRSVFYHEYGHDLGLPDDYNTGASGDNSVEHWSLMAQSRVSAKNDAGIGERGADLGAWNKLQLGWLDYETVVPAKQDPQTIDLGPSEYNTAKAQAAVVVLPKRTYTFNNGKPAEGTKQYFSGNDDDLNNTMTRTFDFTGKSSASLSMKTRYNIETNYDYMYFEASLDGGKSWTALPFLVNGQPKTDSNGRNALDGDSDTNGDDEADWVDLTIPMDVAAGKVAQFRYHYITDGGVSSGGFYGDAVTVTADGQTLLSDGAEAGAGDWALNGFSIVEETYTRDFDNYYIAANRVHVSYDQYLKTGPYFFGYANTRPDYVDHYSYQQGLLITYWNLRYADNNTMPYDKRFNPGGHPGEGRNLNIDSRPKPLYNLTGNAWRARVQMYDAPFSLKKADSFTLHVNSQPSYIRGQAAAPLFDDGRQYWFAELPNHGVKVPNNGVKIKVLQQSGTSMKIRIS; this is encoded by the coding sequence GTGGGTCTGCTCGGGCTTTCGCTGACGGCGACGGGACTGGTGGCGGGCACGACCGCCAGCGCCGCGCCGACGCCGAAGCTGCCAGCGTCCGCCCCGTCGGTCGCCGAGCCTGCCCAGGTCGACCACGATCTGCCCAACCCGCTGGAGGAAAAGCGGCGCGCGCTGCGCCAGGAGGGCCTCAGCAAGGTCCTCTCCGGCAAGGCCAAGCCGCAGCGGGTCAACGGCAGCACGGTCGTCAAGGTCGGCAAGACCTCGACGAACGCCGCTGGCGAGAACACTGCCCGGGCGGCGTCCGCATCCGCCGGCCAGACCGACCAGTACGTCGAGCTGGAGCGGGAGCGCTCGGACCGGATCTTCGTGATCCTGGCCGAGTTCGGCAACGAGCGGCACCCGTCCTACCCGGACAAGGACATCGACCCGGACACCCCCGGGCCGTCCCGTTTCGACGGTCCGCTGCACAACGAGATCCCGGCGCCGAACCGGGCGGTGGACAACTCCACTGTCTGGCAGCCGGAGTACAGCCCGGAGCACTTCCGTCAGCTGTACTTCGGCACCAAGCAGGGTGACGAGTCGCTGAAGCAGTACTACGAGGCCCAGTCGTCCGGCCGCTACACGGTCGACGGCGAGGTCACCGACTGGGTCAAGGTCAAGTACAACGAGGCCCGCTACGGCCGGTCGAACGACCCGAAGGAAGACGACGACCCGACCGGTGACCCCGCGGTCTGCGGCGACACCACCTGCCCGAACACCTGGGCGCTGGTGCGGGACGCCGCCAACCAGTGGGTCGCCGACCAGAAGAAGCAGGGCCGGTCCGACGCCGAGATCGCGGCGGACGTCAAGTCGTTCGACCAGTGGGACCGGTACGACTTCGACGGCGACGCGAACTTCAACGAGCCGGACGGCTACCTCGACCACTTCCAGATCGTCCACTCCGGCGGCGACCAGGCCGACGGCGACCCGTCCCAGGGTGAGGACGCCATCTGGAGCCACCGCTGGTACGCCTACGCCACCGACCAGGGCAGCACCGGTCCGGCGGACTTCCCGGCCGGCGGCACCCAGATCGGCAACACCGGCATCTGGATCGGCGACTACACGGTGCAGCCGGAGAACGGCGGCCGGAGCGTCTTCTACCACGAGTACGGTCACGACCTGGGCCTGCCGGACGACTACAACACCGGCGCCAGCGGCGACAACAGCGTCGAGCACTGGAGCCTGATGGCCCAGAGCCGGGTCAGCGCCAAGAACGACGCCGGCATCGGCGAGCGCGGCGCGGACCTCGGCGCCTGGAACAAGCTGCAGCTCGGCTGGCTGGACTACGAGACCGTGGTCCCGGCCAAGCAGGACCCGCAGACGATCGACCTGGGCCCGTCGGAGTACAACACCGCCAAGGCCCAGGCCGCGGTGGTGGTGCTGCCGAAGCGGACCTACACCTTCAACAACGGCAAGCCGGCCGAGGGCACCAAGCAGTACTTCTCCGGCAACGACGACGACCTGAACAACACGATGACCCGGACGTTCGACTTCACCGGGAAGTCCAGCGCGTCGCTGTCGATGAAAACTCGGTACAACATCGAGACGAACTACGACTACATGTACTTCGAGGCGTCGCTCGACGGTGGCAAGAGCTGGACGGCCCTGCCGTTCCTGGTCAACGGCCAGCCGAAGACCGACAGCAACGGTCGTAACGCTCTCGACGGTGACTCGGACACCAACGGCGACGACGAGGCCGACTGGGTCGACCTCACCATCCCGATGGACGTGGCGGCGGGCAAGGTCGCGCAGTTCCGCTACCACTACATCACCGACGGCGGCGTCTCCTCCGGCGGCTTCTACGGTGACGCCGTCACCGTGACCGCCGACGGGCAGACGCTCCTCTCCGACGGCGCGGAGGCGGGCGCGGGCGACTGGGCCCTCAACGGCTTCAGCATCGTGGAGGAGACCTACACCCGCGACTTCGACAACTACTACATCGCGGCCAACCGGGTCCACGTCTCGTACGACCAGTACCTGAAGACCGGTCCGTACTTCTTCGGCTACGCGAACACCCGGCCGGACTACGTGGACCACTACTCGTACCAGCAGGGTCTGCTGATCACGTACTGGAACCTCCGGTACGCGGACAACAACACCATGCCGTACGACAAGCGGTTCAACCCGGGCGGTCACCCGGGTGAGGGTCGGAACCTGAACATCGACTCCCGCCCGAAGCCGCTGTACAACCTGACCGGGAACGCCTGGCGCGCCCGGGTCCAGATGTACGACGCGCCGTTCAGCCTGAAGAAGGCCGACTCGTTCACCCTCCACGTGAACAGCCAGCCCTCCTACATCCGTGGCCAGGCCGCTGCTCCGCTGTTCGACGACGGCAGGCAGTACTGGTTCGCGGAGCTGCCGAACCACGGCGTCAAGGTCCCGAACAACGGGGTCAAGATCAAGGTTCTCCAGCAGAGCGGCACCTCGATGAAGATCCGCATCTCCTGA
- a CDS encoding immune inhibitor A domain-containing protein, whose translation MRRRVTAGLASAAAALLAAGVVTAPASAAPAAEPTPSADKAKHGKDNLPDPKSDQQRELKKQAIADLLQGKAKLQTRNGSKVIQVKDDLFVEYQQAPKTDPIFTMLVNFGDKIDPRAGGAAGPVVNQIPEPDRNWDGGATDNNSTLWRSDFSRDHYMDMFYGEGESFKDFYLKQSGGRYTVNGDVSDWVTVPYNEARYGHNDDPANPNDNISEAEGYWNFVRDSSTSWYNAQVAAGKTPDQIKAYLAQFDVWDRYDFDGDGDFNEADGYIDHFQAVHAGEGEEAGGGAQGEDAIWSHRWAAFTNLEGKAGPSGNLAGGVQIGNTGLWIRDYTTEPENGGLGVFAHEYGHDLGLPDYYDTAGGDNGTGFWSLMSSGSWLSHGTEDIGSTPGYMDPFSKLFLGWLNYSTVDYGKGSTQVTLGPAGDSDGPKAQAVVVNLPSQTQTTNYNTPFGGAYEWWGGSADDLNTSLARTLDLTGATTASITSKLQYDIEEDYDYLYAEVSTDNGATWADLKNNLVDSGDSGIDGSSNGAWVDSTYDLSAYAGQTVLFRYRYATDGGVHFAGAFLDNISLTKNGAVAWTDDAETLAAEWTAKGFTRMGGSVTDTYPRFYIAENRTYVGYDDTLRTGGYNFGWGTTRPDFVERFSNQPGLLVWYVNLAYGDNNTSQHPGYGLNLPVDVRPDKINVGGQGVISNRRNGFDATFSLYAKPAQTFHKNGVAVTLPELAPNPIFSDKGIAKYWTSGNPWNSVKVAGTGTTIEILQQGTNPTADMVVKVTN comes from the coding sequence TTGAGGAGACGAGTCACAGCCGGTCTGGCCTCGGCCGCGGCCGCGCTGCTGGCAGCCGGCGTCGTTACGGCCCCGGCTTCCGCCGCCCCGGCGGCGGAGCCCACCCCTAGCGCCGACAAGGCGAAGCACGGCAAGGACAACCTCCCGGATCCGAAGTCGGATCAGCAGCGGGAGCTCAAGAAGCAGGCCATCGCCGACCTGCTTCAGGGCAAGGCCAAGCTTCAGACGCGCAACGGCTCGAAGGTCATCCAGGTCAAGGACGACCTGTTCGTCGAGTATCAGCAGGCCCCGAAGACCGACCCGATCTTCACGATGCTGGTCAACTTCGGCGACAAGATCGACCCTCGGGCGGGCGGTGCCGCCGGTCCGGTGGTCAACCAGATCCCCGAGCCGGACCGCAACTGGGACGGCGGCGCCACCGACAACAACAGCACCCTGTGGCGGTCCGACTTCAGCCGCGACCACTACATGGACATGTTCTACGGCGAGGGCGAGTCGTTCAAGGACTTCTACCTCAAGCAGTCCGGTGGTCGGTACACCGTCAACGGCGACGTCAGCGACTGGGTCACGGTGCCTTACAACGAGGCCCGTTACGGTCACAACGACGACCCGGCCAACCCGAACGACAACATCTCGGAGGCCGAGGGGTACTGGAACTTCGTCCGGGACAGCTCCACGTCCTGGTACAACGCCCAGGTCGCGGCCGGCAAGACCCCGGACCAGATCAAGGCCTACCTGGCCCAGTTCGACGTCTGGGACCGGTACGACTTCGACGGCGACGGCGACTTCAACGAGGCCGACGGCTACATCGACCACTTCCAGGCGGTGCACGCCGGTGAGGGTGAAGAGGCCGGCGGCGGCGCCCAGGGCGAGGACGCCATCTGGTCGCACCGCTGGGCGGCGTTCACCAACCTCGAGGGCAAGGCCGGCCCGTCCGGCAACCTCGCGGGTGGTGTGCAGATCGGCAACACCGGGCTGTGGATCCGTGACTACACCACGGAGCCGGAGAACGGTGGTCTGGGCGTCTTCGCCCACGAGTACGGCCACGACCTCGGTCTGCCGGACTACTACGACACCGCCGGCGGCGACAACGGCACCGGCTTCTGGAGCCTGATGTCCTCGGGTTCGTGGCTGAGCCACGGCACCGAAGACATCGGTTCCACCCCGGGTTACATGGACCCGTTCTCCAAGCTGTTCCTCGGTTGGCTGAACTACTCGACCGTGGATTACGGCAAGGGCAGCACCCAGGTGACCCTCGGGCCGGCCGGTGACAGCGACGGGCCGAAGGCCCAGGCTGTCGTGGTCAACCTGCCGAGCCAGACGCAGACCACGAACTACAACACGCCGTTCGGCGGGGCGTACGAGTGGTGGGGCGGCAGCGCGGACGACCTGAACACCTCGCTGGCCCGCACCCTGGACCTGACCGGCGCGACCACCGCGTCGATCACGTCCAAGCTGCAGTACGACATCGAAGAGGACTACGACTACCTCTACGCCGAGGTGTCGACCGACAACGGCGCCACCTGGGCCGACCTGAAGAACAACCTGGTCGACTCCGGTGACAGCGGCATCGACGGCTCCAGCAACGGCGCGTGGGTCGACTCGACCTACGACCTGTCGGCGTACGCCGGTCAGACCGTGCTGTTCCGTTACCGCTACGCCACCGACGGCGGGGTGCACTTCGCCGGCGCGTTCCTGGACAACATCTCGCTGACCAAGAACGGCGCCGTCGCGTGGACCGACGACGCGGAGACCCTCGCCGCCGAGTGGACCGCCAAGGGCTTCACCCGGATGGGTGGCTCGGTCACCGACACGTACCCCCGCTTCTACATCGCGGAGAACCGGACCTACGTCGGCTACGACGACACCCTGCGGACCGGTGGGTACAACTTCGGCTGGGGCACCACCCGGCCGGACTTCGTCGAGCGCTTCTCGAACCAGCCCGGCCTGCTGGTCTGGTACGTGAACCTCGCGTACGGCGACAACAACACCTCGCAGCACCCGGGCTACGGCCTGAACCTGCCGGTGGACGTCCGCCCCGACAAGATCAACGTCGGTGGTCAGGGCGTGATCAGCAACCGTCGCAACGGCTTCGACGCGACGTTCAGCCTGTACGCCAAGCCGGCGCAGACCTTCCACAAGAACGGCGTGGCGGTCACGCTGCCGGAGCTCGCCCCGAACCCGATCTTCAGTGACAAGGGCATCGCCAAGTACTGGACCTCGGGCAACCCGTGGAACTCGGTGAAGGTGGCCGGTACCGGCACCACCATCGAGATCCTCCAGCAGGGCACCAACCCGACCGCCGACATGGTCGTCAAGGTCACCAACTGA
- a CDS encoding immune inhibitor A domain-containing protein: MNTFPQSGSRRRLLVALPAIALAATSLTVTGSAAAQTSGPARATIGADEFYINYAEPAVQPDTTGPEVKGAGGIYAPALDKAKAYDRKYAGGNPVAARELAKLEAKAIKTGQNPRQIKGAKGTQTAKLLTLLVEFNDQANDNFTDVMVPKTVFEDRSCVLGTVQNGPKHNGIPDPATLPHEDNNSMWVPDFSPEHFDKMLYTKEGITERVRKDLTGPDGKPGVSLAGRTMHNMYLEMSKGAYTVDGQASPWITVPHSEAWYAASRCFQNDKGEWVAGAMQSMNGHPDNPLGAGRLATDAVDALAKMDPSFPWADYDIEDQGDVDGDGNFNEPDGVIDHLVLVHAGMGKSRGGGDQGVYAVWAHSSAVAGGYTVPGTQLKVSNYIVQPEDAGVGVFSHEFGHDLGLPDLYDTSGTPGSDSDVDFWDLMASGSHTGEIFQALPTHMGLWDKWVLGWADPLTVTPGSVPRDVQLGQTSNTPVGTKDGIKVNLPNKVITLATPHSGANMWYGGADQDWADVKLSRQVAVPAAADAKFWMWNNYVIEQDWDYGFVEVSTDGGTTWSEQKVYDSAGNLVSTNDGYADPNGRMGDYGGKKYGLTGDSHGWRHDYVDLSAYAGKTVQLRLRQATDAGFLERGWFADDFSVTGGGATTWSDDVEGGANGWTQTGGTWAGTSGAGWHVDSGTQVKAHYYLAEWRNFDGFDKGLKYAYDTVYSHEAWKVDRISYNAPGMLVWYRDTALGNVNHVSAQLTALPSYGAKGGLLIVDSHNQPLRRAGEAAVKDTSTLDNLPSRPQSSNAAFSLTSTYPFQECLEATDEPYSEYCTSFGAQAPVAGFSDAKGWYPGLEVRSGKLFARDADASVVIPSRDGVPYTTRITNPDGSPATGLYGTNLGFTVLGSGNPGDQNAAYGVTITILKAAKDNSYATVHVTPATN; the protein is encoded by the coding sequence ATGAACACATTTCCGCAATCCGGGTCGCGCCGACGCCTACTCGTCGCGCTGCCCGCCATCGCCCTCGCCGCCACGTCACTGACCGTGACCGGCAGCGCTGCGGCCCAGACGTCCGGCCCCGCCAGGGCCACCATCGGGGCGGACGAGTTCTACATCAACTACGCCGAGCCCGCCGTGCAGCCGGACACCACCGGTCCGGAGGTCAAGGGCGCCGGCGGTATCTACGCCCCGGCCCTCGACAAGGCGAAGGCCTACGACCGCAAGTACGCCGGGGGCAACCCGGTGGCGGCGCGTGAGCTGGCGAAGCTCGAGGCCAAGGCGATCAAGACCGGGCAGAACCCGCGTCAGATCAAGGGAGCCAAGGGCACTCAGACCGCCAAGCTGCTGACCCTGCTCGTGGAGTTCAACGACCAGGCGAACGACAACTTCACCGACGTGATGGTCCCCAAGACGGTCTTCGAGGACCGGAGCTGCGTCCTCGGCACCGTGCAGAACGGACCGAAGCACAACGGCATCCCGGACCCGGCGACCCTGCCGCACGAGGACAACAACTCGATGTGGGTGCCGGACTTCTCGCCCGAGCACTTCGACAAGATGCTCTACACCAAGGAGGGCATCACCGAGCGGGTCCGCAAGGACCTGACCGGCCCGGACGGCAAGCCGGGTGTCAGCCTCGCCGGCCGGACGATGCACAACATGTACCTGGAGATGTCCAAGGGCGCGTACACGGTCGACGGGCAGGCCAGCCCGTGGATCACCGTGCCGCACTCGGAGGCCTGGTACGCCGCGTCCCGCTGCTTCCAGAACGACAAGGGCGAGTGGGTCGCCGGCGCGATGCAGTCGATGAACGGCCACCCGGACAACCCGCTCGGCGCGGGCCGGCTGGCCACGGACGCGGTCGACGCGTTGGCCAAGATGGACCCGAGCTTCCCGTGGGCCGACTACGACATCGAGGACCAGGGCGACGTCGACGGCGACGGCAACTTCAACGAGCCGGATGGCGTGATCGACCACCTGGTGCTGGTGCACGCCGGCATGGGCAAGTCCCGCGGCGGCGGCGACCAGGGCGTCTACGCGGTCTGGGCGCACTCGTCGGCGGTGGCCGGCGGCTACACCGTCCCGGGCACGCAGCTGAAGGTCTCGAACTACATCGTGCAGCCTGAGGACGCCGGCGTCGGCGTCTTCTCCCACGAGTTCGGCCACGACCTCGGCCTGCCGGACCTCTACGACACCTCCGGCACCCCCGGCTCCGACTCGGACGTCGACTTCTGGGACCTGATGGCGTCCGGCTCGCACACCGGCGAGATCTTCCAGGCGCTGCCGACCCACATGGGCCTCTGGGACAAGTGGGTGCTCGGCTGGGCCGACCCGCTGACCGTCACGCCGGGTTCCGTCCCGCGTGACGTGCAGCTCGGCCAGACCTCGAACACCCCGGTCGGCACCAAGGACGGCATCAAGGTCAACCTGCCGAACAAGGTGATCACCCTGGCCACCCCGCACAGCGGCGCCAACATGTGGTACGGCGGCGCCGACCAGGACTGGGCCGACGTGAAGCTGTCCCGCCAGGTCGCCGTGCCGGCCGCGGCCGACGCGAAGTTCTGGATGTGGAACAACTACGTCATCGAGCAGGACTGGGACTACGGCTTCGTCGAGGTCTCGACCGACGGCGGGACCACCTGGTCCGAGCAGAAGGTCTACGACTCCGCCGGCAACCTGGTCTCCACCAACGACGGCTACGCCGACCCGAACGGCCGGATGGGCGACTACGGCGGCAAGAAGTACGGCCTGACCGGTGACAGCCACGGCTGGCGTCACGACTACGTCGACCTGTCGGCGTACGCCGGCAAGACCGTGCAGCTGCGGCTGCGGCAGGCCACCGACGCCGGGTTCCTGGAGCGGGGCTGGTTCGCCGATGACTTCTCGGTCACCGGCGGCGGCGCCACCACCTGGAGCGACGACGTCGAGGGCGGCGCGAACGGCTGGACCCAGACCGGCGGCACCTGGGCCGGCACCAGCGGCGCGGGCTGGCACGTCGACTCGGGCACCCAGGTCAAGGCGCACTACTACCTGGCCGAGTGGCGCAACTTCGACGGCTTCGACAAGGGCCTGAAGTACGCCTACGACACCGTCTACTCGCACGAGGCCTGGAAGGTCGACCGGATCTCGTACAACGCTCCGGGCATGCTGGTCTGGTACCGGGACACCGCGCTGGGCAACGTCAACCACGTGAGCGCGCAGCTCACCGCCCTGCCGAGCTACGGCGCCAAGGGTGGCCTGCTGATCGTCGACTCGCACAACCAGCCGCTGCGCCGGGCGGGTGAGGCGGCGGTCAAGGACACGTCGACGCTCGACAACCTGCCCAGCCGTCCGCAGTCCTCGAACGCGGCCTTCTCGCTCACCTCGACGTACCCCTTCCAGGAGTGCCTCGAGGCGACGGACGAGCCGTACAGCGAGTACTGCACCAGCTTCGGCGCCCAGGCGCCGGTGGCCGGCTTCAGCGACGCGAAGGGCTGGTACCCGGGGCTCGAGGTTCGCAGCGGGAAGCTCTTCGCCCGGGACGCCGACGCCTCGGTGGTCATCCCGTCGCGGGACGGCGTGCCGTACACCACCCGGATCACCAACCCGGACGGCTCCCCGGCGACCGGCCTCTACGGCACCAATCTCGGGTTCACCGTGCTCGGCTCGGGCAACCCGGGTGACCAGAACGCCGCGTACGGCGTCACGATCACCATCCTGAAGGCCGCGAAGGACAACTCGTACGCCACGGTCCACGTGACCCCGGCAACGAACTGA